One genomic segment of Amycolatopsis sp. Hca4 includes these proteins:
- a CDS encoding MFS transporter: protein MTGAARTGVFAVLRATPAPVRYLLSGMLINQLGAFVQTFLVLYLTFHGSSPGFAGVCLAAFSVGAIFGAMLGGELTHRFGGRATIVAVMTCAAPLVASIPLVRGVPAALLAVVALSGLAIQAYRPAAAVLLAESMPEEHKVMGFSMMRIALNIGAAVAPLLAAVLIQIDWDLLFWLDGTTAALWALLAFALLPRRTAAPQPAEPGGARARAAGARAVYGTMVRDTRFLCYLVAGVFGMMVYAGSVAVLPLNIVSAGYPVGLYSTVLVISSVVLITCELKITTYIVRIPKYVAGLTGNLVSGLGFTLYGLLAQHPFFVLAGALFAVSGLMIHGPSTAAHPATFPVEVRSRYIATKETLSGLAATLGPVLGLYVWSRYGGPVFWGCCALLSVIAGSMHIYGLRTPPAPKPVPEPEVVGERS, encoded by the coding sequence GTGACCGGCGCTGCGCGAACCGGCGTGTTCGCGGTGCTGCGGGCGACCCCCGCCCCGGTCAGGTACCTGCTGAGCGGCATGCTCATCAACCAGCTGGGCGCGTTCGTCCAGACGTTCCTCGTGCTCTACCTGACCTTCCACGGCAGCTCACCCGGCTTCGCCGGGGTCTGCCTCGCCGCCTTCAGCGTGGGCGCGATCTTCGGCGCCATGCTCGGCGGCGAGCTGACCCACCGGTTCGGCGGCCGGGCGACGATCGTGGCCGTGATGACCTGCGCGGCACCGCTCGTCGCGTCGATCCCGCTGGTCCGGGGCGTCCCGGCGGCGCTGCTCGCGGTGGTCGCGCTCTCCGGGCTGGCCATCCAGGCCTACCGGCCGGCGGCCGCGGTGCTGCTCGCCGAGTCCATGCCCGAAGAGCACAAGGTGATGGGCTTCTCGATGATGCGCATCGCGCTGAACATCGGCGCCGCCGTGGCGCCGCTGCTGGCGGCGGTGCTCATCCAGATCGACTGGGACCTGCTGTTCTGGCTGGACGGCACCACCGCCGCGCTGTGGGCGCTGCTGGCGTTCGCCCTGCTCCCGAGGCGAACCGCGGCACCGCAGCCGGCCGAGCCCGGCGGCGCCCGCGCGAGGGCCGCCGGCGCCCGCGCGGTGTACGGGACGATGGTCCGCGACACCCGGTTCCTGTGCTACCTGGTGGCCGGCGTGTTCGGCATGATGGTCTACGCCGGGTCGGTCGCGGTCCTGCCGCTGAACATCGTCTCCGCCGGCTACCCGGTCGGGCTCTACAGCACGGTGCTGGTGATCTCCTCGGTCGTGCTGATCACCTGCGAACTCAAGATCACCACCTACATCGTCCGCATCCCCAAGTACGTCGCCGGGCTGACCGGCAACCTGGTCAGCGGCCTGGGGTTCACCCTCTACGGGCTCCTCGCCCAGCACCCGTTCTTCGTCCTCGCCGGCGCGCTCTTCGCCGTGTCCGGGCTGATGATCCACGGGCCCAGCACCGCCGCGCACCCGGCGACCTTCCCGGTCGAGGTGCGCAGCCGCTACATCGCGACGAAGGAAACCCTCTCCGGCCTGGCCGCCACCCTCGGCCCGGTGCTCGGGCTGTACGTCTGGAGCCGGTACGGCGGCCCGGTGTTCTGGGGCTGCTGCGCGCTGCTGTCGGTCATCGCCGGCTCGATGCACATCTACGGCCTCCGGACGCCGCCCGCGCCGAAACCCGTCCCCGAACCCGAAGTCGTGGGAGAGCGATCATGA
- a CDS encoding ATP-grasp domain-containing protein, whose protein sequence is MTEPQGVLLVIGSGLRTYREYLVASIHRCARRAGLGLVLLNNLKPTWQRGYFDEIVHVDVFDADEMLAAAREVAERHRVVGLMCWDEPVVLAAGELAAELGVPGLGVAGVRGCRDKNRTRTVLTAEGLLQPGYALTTGLAEARAAAARIGYPVVLKPRAMGASIGVVFAGDESEFDAAFGVAMGAATVDQSRYGGAAIVEGFVSGPEISIDGAVHKGEYLPMFVARKQTGEPPYFEEVGHVVDAADPLLHDAALLDVLVRAHRALGVEDGITHTEVRLTEHGPLIIEVNGRLGGDLIPFLGKTATGIDPGEVLFAVATGNRPVITPTRNAVAGIRFGYPDHDCLVGEITVPADPAQVPGLVLASPMTAPGTTLRLPPGGYLARHSFVVCEADDPETCARRLDTAAATVRVDAVPVGPPEPGTAFEMPAGLLDVDEHEGVSA, encoded by the coding sequence ATGACCGAACCCCAGGGCGTGCTGCTGGTCATCGGCAGCGGGCTGCGGACCTACCGCGAATACCTGGTCGCCTCGATCCACCGGTGCGCCCGCCGGGCCGGGCTGGGCCTGGTGCTGCTGAACAACCTCAAGCCCACCTGGCAGCGCGGCTACTTCGACGAGATCGTCCACGTCGACGTGTTCGACGCCGACGAGATGCTCGCCGCCGCCCGGGAGGTCGCCGAGCGGCACCGGGTCGTCGGCCTGATGTGCTGGGACGAACCCGTCGTGCTCGCCGCCGGTGAGCTGGCCGCCGAGCTGGGGGTGCCCGGCCTCGGCGTGGCCGGGGTCCGCGGCTGCCGCGACAAGAACCGCACCCGGACCGTGCTGACCGCCGAAGGGCTGCTGCAACCGGGGTACGCCCTGACCACCGGGCTCGCCGAGGCCCGCGCCGCGGCCGCCCGGATCGGCTACCCGGTCGTGCTCAAGCCGCGGGCCATGGGCGCGAGCATCGGCGTGGTGTTCGCCGGCGACGAGTCCGAGTTCGACGCGGCGTTCGGCGTCGCGATGGGCGCGGCCACGGTCGACCAGAGCCGCTACGGCGGGGCCGCCATCGTGGAGGGCTTCGTGAGCGGGCCGGAGATCAGCATCGACGGCGCCGTGCACAAGGGCGAGTACCTGCCGATGTTCGTCGCCCGCAAGCAGACCGGCGAACCACCCTACTTCGAAGAGGTCGGCCACGTCGTCGACGCCGCCGACCCGCTGCTGCACGACGCCGCACTGCTGGACGTGCTGGTGCGGGCGCACCGCGCGCTCGGCGTCGAAGACGGCATCACCCACACCGAGGTCCGGCTCACCGAGCACGGGCCGCTGATCATCGAGGTCAACGGACGCCTCGGCGGCGACCTGATCCCGTTCCTCGGCAAGACGGCCACCGGCATCGACCCCGGCGAGGTCCTCTTCGCCGTCGCCACCGGCAACCGGCCGGTCATCACCCCGACCCGGAACGCGGTCGCCGGCATCCGCTTCGGCTACCCGGACCACGACTGCCTGGTCGGCGAAATCACCGTTCCTGCCGATCCCGCGCAGGTGCCCGGGCTGGTCCTCGCCTCGCCGATGACCGCACCCGGCACCACCCTGCGGCTGCCGCCCGGCGGCTACCTCGCCCGCCACTCGTTCGTGGTGTGCGAGGCCGACGACCCCGAAACCTGTGCCCGCCGACTGGACACGGCCGCCGCCACGGTGCGGGTCGACGCCGTCCCGGTCGGCCCACCCGAACCCGGTACCGCGTTCGAAATGCCCGCCGGGCTGCTCGACGTCGACGAACACGAGGGAGTTTCCGCATGA
- a CDS encoding acyl-CoA dehydrogenase family protein, with amino-acid sequence MTMTEPARTDVPLTGAQILENAKALAPVLRERAAEIEANRSLPDDVVQLLRDAGVFRIGFSREWGGPEMTSMEQTEVIEALSYGDASVGWCAKLGSDIGLHANFLDQDEARRMFTSIDMHSAGVLPVTGHAERVPGGYRLTGRWGFGSGSTHAEWVASGAMVFENGEPYASPDGSNPHESRLFMVPQEQIRSLDNWYTLGLCGSGSSDYTITDVFVPENHTLTFDNPKVPNGPLVQPDVIQRSMCGAPLGVARAALDYVRDLTIERVDMLKGSPWRMSGLAWKDNEHIQITLAECEADYSTTRAGVYRALERQWEVTADGIGTLDDLTPDERVAPALTGWQAFQMAKRVVLRLSDLLGTAAIRSGDPMNRWLRDAVTMAMHPTARDRVTQTVGAHLVGAKPSMRFMLGIVDKPKTESDADA; translated from the coding sequence ATGACCATGACCGAGCCCGCCCGCACCGATGTGCCGCTGACCGGCGCGCAGATCCTCGAGAACGCGAAGGCGCTCGCGCCGGTCCTGCGCGAACGGGCCGCGGAGATCGAGGCCAACCGGAGCCTGCCCGACGACGTCGTCCAGCTGCTGCGCGACGCCGGTGTCTTCCGGATCGGGTTCAGCCGGGAGTGGGGCGGCCCCGAGATGACGTCGATGGAGCAGACCGAGGTGATCGAGGCGCTGTCCTACGGCGACGCGTCCGTGGGCTGGTGCGCCAAGCTCGGCTCCGACATCGGCCTGCACGCGAACTTCCTCGACCAGGACGAAGCCCGCCGGATGTTCACCAGCATCGACATGCACTCCGCCGGCGTGCTCCCGGTGACCGGCCACGCCGAACGGGTGCCCGGCGGCTACCGGCTCACCGGCCGGTGGGGCTTCGGCAGCGGCTCGACCCACGCCGAATGGGTGGCCTCCGGCGCCATGGTGTTCGAGAACGGCGAACCCTACGCCAGCCCGGACGGCAGCAACCCGCACGAGTCGCGGCTGTTCATGGTGCCGCAGGAGCAGATCCGCTCCCTGGACAACTGGTACACCCTCGGCCTGTGCGGCTCCGGCAGCAGCGACTACACGATCACCGACGTGTTCGTGCCGGAGAACCACACCCTGACCTTCGACAACCCGAAGGTCCCCAACGGGCCCCTCGTCCAGCCGGACGTCATCCAGCGCAGCATGTGCGGGGCCCCGCTCGGCGTCGCGCGGGCCGCCCTGGACTACGTCCGCGACCTCACCATCGAGCGGGTCGACATGCTCAAGGGCTCGCCGTGGCGGATGAGCGGCCTCGCCTGGAAGGACAACGAGCACATCCAGATCACCCTGGCCGAGTGCGAAGCCGACTACAGCACCACCCGCGCCGGCGTCTACCGCGCCCTGGAGCGGCAGTGGGAGGTCACCGCCGACGGCATCGGCACGCTCGACGACCTCACCCCCGACGAGCGGGTCGCGCCGGCCCTGACCGGCTGGCAGGCGTTCCAGATGGCCAAGCGGGTCGTGCTGCGGCTGAGCGACCTGCTCGGCACCGCCGCGATCCGCTCCGGCGACCCGATGAACCGGTGGCTGCGGGACGCGGTGACCATGGCCATGCACCCGACCGCCCGCGACCGCGTCACCCAGACCGTCGGGGCGCACCTGGTCGGCGCCAAGCCGTCCATGCGGTTCATGCTCGGCATCGTCGACAAGCCCAAGACCGAGTCCGACGCCGATGCCTGA
- a CDS encoding ATP-grasp domain-containing protein yields the protein MPERPVLVVGFVTPVLLALTGAEPDGSVVLVEEPDVVRKRDLRPKLAGSALVRELVEWEHTRPGSADEFHAAHPDLDPVAVVPLIEYATPFAARLAERYGVPGASLGAAQILRDKSVLRRVSAAAGLANPQSVTVTGPADVRAFLRACPGPVVLKPANRQAAVGTRIVHDPAEVEQAWADCVEQDEGIFVPDRPMELRMLAERYVPGAEYSVEMLVGGGRALFANVTGKQLYPGPRPVELAHIVPAGIPGELTATLVDVTRRVVAATGFADGIVHCEWIVGDDGVPYLVECAGRIAGDGIMELIDRAYGIKLLRAYFAVMRGETPPELPSRAAGGAAARFVTMEPGVVDAVVGLEQARGVEGVFLVDLQVGPGHRFDGLRSSWDRAGLVMAEADDPAEALQRAEKAAGLVRIELRPQ from the coding sequence ATGCCTGAGCGGCCCGTCCTGGTCGTCGGGTTCGTGACGCCGGTGCTGCTGGCCCTCACCGGCGCCGAGCCCGACGGCTCGGTCGTCCTCGTCGAAGAGCCCGACGTGGTCCGCAAGCGGGACCTGCGCCCGAAACTGGCCGGATCGGCCCTGGTCCGCGAGCTGGTCGAGTGGGAGCACACCCGGCCCGGCTCGGCCGACGAGTTCCACGCCGCCCACCCGGACCTGGACCCGGTGGCGGTGGTCCCGCTGATCGAGTACGCCACCCCGTTCGCCGCCCGGCTCGCCGAACGCTACGGCGTGCCGGGCGCGAGCCTCGGCGCCGCGCAGATCCTGCGGGACAAGTCCGTGCTGCGCCGGGTCAGCGCGGCCGCCGGGCTGGCCAACCCGCAGAGCGTCACCGTGACCGGCCCGGCGGACGTGCGGGCGTTCCTGCGCGCCTGCCCGGGCCCGGTGGTGCTCAAGCCCGCCAACCGGCAGGCCGCCGTCGGCACCCGGATCGTGCACGACCCGGCCGAGGTCGAGCAGGCGTGGGCGGACTGCGTCGAGCAGGACGAAGGCATCTTCGTCCCGGACCGGCCGATGGAACTGCGCATGCTGGCCGAGCGGTACGTGCCCGGCGCCGAGTACAGCGTCGAGATGCTCGTCGGCGGCGGGCGGGCGCTGTTCGCCAACGTCACCGGCAAGCAGCTCTACCCGGGACCGCGGCCGGTGGAGCTGGCCCACATCGTGCCGGCCGGCATCCCCGGCGAGCTCACCGCGACCCTGGTGGACGTCACCCGCCGGGTCGTGGCGGCCACCGGCTTCGCCGACGGGATCGTGCACTGCGAGTGGATCGTCGGCGACGACGGCGTGCCGTACCTCGTCGAGTGCGCGGGCCGGATCGCCGGGGACGGCATCATGGAACTCATCGACCGCGCCTACGGGATCAAGCTGTTGCGCGCGTACTTCGCCGTGATGCGCGGCGAAACCCCGCCCGAGCTGCCGTCGCGGGCGGCCGGCGGCGCGGCCGCCCGGTTCGTCACCATGGAGCCCGGCGTGGTCGACGCCGTGGTGGGCCTGGAGCAGGCCCGCGGCGTGGAGGGCGTGTTCCTGGTGGACCTGCAGGTCGGTCCCGGGCACCGGTTCGACGGCCTGCGCAGCTCCTGGGACCGCGCGGGCCTGGTGATGGCCGAGGCGGACGACCCCGCCGAAGCCCTGCAGCGCGCCGAGAAGGCCGCGGGCCTGGTGCGGATCGAGCTGCGCCCGCAGTAG
- a CDS encoding NAD(P)/FAD-dependent oxidoreductase → MEFTIVGAGMAGAFLALSLGRQGHVVTVYDRRPDPRGTSVAVTSMNLGLSRRGLAALDRLGLAGEVKRFVVPMRGRLLHNTDAGLRFSPYGDGGILAIQRQDLSAVLVDAALREPGVRFVFDTRCTGVDRDLPSATFAGEDGGEFTVRPDVVVGADGAFSAVRRFMHHELRAEFSQSYLEWGWRELHIPAAADGSHRMADDVFHLWPRGDTMMFAHPNRDGSFTCSCVLPFHGPAGFDSLRTPADVESLFRREFPDVLALVPGLGEAFLNRPTFNLVTVSTAPWTYEGKVVLIGDACHAVYPFLAQGMNSAFEDALELTDSLAAHAGDPAAALARYYARRKPNTDALATMSHRNFAELRDTVRSPAVRLERACDTVLEKLLRHRWMPLHAMVTNTTIPYLQAQHRATRQHRLLKAFGVTALSAAAVGVGRRLRR, encoded by the coding sequence GTGGAGTTCACGATCGTGGGGGCCGGCATGGCCGGCGCGTTCCTCGCGCTCTCGCTGGGCAGGCAGGGGCACGTCGTGACGGTGTACGACCGCCGTCCGGACCCGCGGGGGACGTCGGTGGCGGTGACGTCGATGAACCTGGGGCTGTCCCGGCGGGGCCTGGCGGCGCTGGACCGGCTGGGGTTGGCGGGCGAGGTCAAGCGGTTCGTCGTGCCGATGCGCGGGCGGCTGCTGCACAACACCGACGCCGGCCTGCGCTTCTCGCCCTACGGCGACGGCGGCATCCTCGCCATCCAGCGCCAGGACCTCAGCGCGGTGCTGGTGGACGCGGCCCTGCGGGAGCCCGGGGTGCGGTTCGTGTTCGACACCCGGTGCACGGGCGTGGACCGGGATTTGCCGTCGGCGACCTTCGCGGGAGAAGACGGCGGGGAGTTCACGGTCCGGCCGGACGTCGTGGTGGGCGCGGACGGCGCGTTCTCCGCCGTCCGCCGGTTCATGCACCACGAGCTGCGCGCGGAGTTCTCGCAGAGCTACCTCGAGTGGGGGTGGCGCGAGCTGCACATCCCGGCCGCGGCCGACGGCTCCCACCGGATGGCCGACGACGTCTTCCACCTGTGGCCCCGCGGCGACACGATGATGTTCGCCCACCCCAACCGCGACGGTTCGTTCACCTGTTCCTGCGTGCTGCCCTTCCACGGTCCCGCCGGTTTCGACTCGCTGCGGACGCCCGCGGACGTGGAGTCCTTGTTCCGCCGGGAGTTCCCCGACGTCCTCGCGCTGGTCCCCGGCCTCGGCGAAGCGTTCCTGAACCGGCCGACCTTCAACCTCGTCACCGTCAGCACCGCCCCGTGGACCTACGAAGGCAAGGTGGTGCTGATCGGGGACGCCTGCCACGCGGTCTACCCGTTCCTGGCCCAGGGCATGAACTCGGCCTTCGAGGACGCGCTGGAGCTGACCGACAGCCTGGCCGCCCACGCGGGCGACCCGGCGGCGGCGCTGGCCCGGTACTACGCCCGCCGCAAGCCGAACACCGACGCCCTCGCCACCATGTCCCACCGCAACTTCGCCGAGCTGCGCGACACCGTGCGGTCCCCCGCCGTCCGGCTGGAGCGGGCGTGCGACACGGTCCTGGAGAAGCTGCTGCGCCACCGGTGGATGCCGCTGCACGCGATGGTCACCAACACGACCATCCCCTACCTGCAGGCCCAGCACCGGGCCACGCGCCAGCACCGGCTGCTGAAGGCCTTCGGCGTCACCGCGCTTTCGGCGGCCGCGGTGGGGGTGGGCCGCCGGCTGCGCCGCTGA
- a CDS encoding FAD-binding oxidoreductase yields the protein MATVAVVGGGVTGLVTAIGCARAGHRVRVLDRGPLPNPASTSSDQHRALRVLRPDDVEGTARMAEARRRWSELESLLRARFVRPVGVVTAGTPHELAQAFETASRAGVPATAAAPETLPPVLFPAGTSGVLDPGGAVLLADRFLRAAVAWLAAHPAVTLRPGCAVTGVEDHRVVLAGGAAVDADVVLVAGGPWTGELAGPPVVLHRQTMVYLRPPRRLAAWWAVAPGVGRIGADRRAWLLPPGGGALLKISSDAVCRVVETTAEPDGEPWAGRLLAEPILAGTEDYAVVGTKDCHYAADAVTGGPVLARVHPSVWVRSACGGSGFGAAPLVAREILGRVTDKECV from the coding sequence ATGGCGACGGTCGCCGTCGTCGGGGGCGGGGTGACCGGCCTGGTCACCGCCATCGGGTGCGCCAGGGCCGGGCACCGCGTCCGCGTGCTGGACCGCGGTCCGCTCCCCAACCCCGCGTCGACGTCGTCCGACCAGCACCGCGCGCTGCGGGTGCTGCGGCCGGACGACGTCGAGGGCACCGCGCGGATGGCCGAGGCCCGCCGCCGGTGGTCGGAACTGGAATCACTGCTGCGGGCCCGCTTCGTCCGGCCCGTCGGCGTGGTCACCGCCGGCACCCCGCACGAGCTCGCGCAGGCCTTCGAGACCGCGAGCCGGGCCGGCGTGCCGGCGACGGCCGCGGCGCCGGAAACCCTGCCGCCCGTGCTGTTCCCGGCCGGCACCAGCGGCGTGCTCGATCCCGGCGGGGCCGTGCTGCTGGCCGATCGGTTCCTCCGCGCCGCCGTCGCGTGGCTCGCCGCGCACCCCGCGGTGACGCTGCGGCCGGGCTGCGCCGTCACCGGCGTCGAAGACCACCGGGTCGTGCTGGCCGGTGGTGCCGCGGTCGACGCGGACGTCGTGCTGGTCGCCGGCGGCCCGTGGACCGGGGAACTGGCCGGGCCGCCGGTCGTGCTGCACCGGCAGACCATGGTCTACCTGCGCCCGCCGCGGCGGCTGGCCGCCTGGTGGGCGGTGGCTCCCGGCGTCGGACGGATCGGCGCCGACCGGCGGGCCTGGCTGCTGCCGCCCGGTGGCGGGGCGCTGCTCAAGATCAGTTCGGACGCGGTGTGCCGGGTGGTCGAGACCACCGCGGAGCCCGACGGCGAACCGTGGGCCGGCCGGCTGCTCGCCGAGCCGATCCTCGCCGGCACCGAGGACTACGCCGTGGTGGGGACGAAGGACTGCCACTACGCGGCCGACGCCGTCACCGGCGGTCCCGTCCTCGCCCGGGTGCACCCGTCGGTGTGGGTGCGGTCCGCCTGCGGTGGCTCCGGGTTCGGTGCCGCCCCGCTCGTCGCCCGGGAAATCCTCGGCCGTGTGACCGACAAGGAGTGTGTGTAG
- a CDS encoding class I tRNA ligase family protein, with protein MNRLVVISPAPTANGDLHLGHLAGPFLAADVCTRYARATGREALYGTGMHFTQNYVVAAAERLGVAPEELRERSAEQVRRTFSAMGVEIDGFGCLGDRFTGMVTRFYERLHERGLLELRSVTFPYLPSTGEYLMDAYVTGGCPFCLAQGCAGICESCGLPIAPGELIDARSATRPDEPLERRDVDILVFPVERYRTQLEAYFARTPMRPGMARLIESALARPLPDFPITQPASWGIPAPFPEVAGQVFYAHMEGMPWSMFTTALGAERRGAVLAADDELWHAGSGTTVVYFLGLDATYPFAIVGTALLTALGEHVLPSQYFTNEFYELANEKFSTSRGTWCPGGNWPPRSRATSSASTSAPPAPSTSAPTSPAKPCSGSAKPG; from the coding sequence GTGAACCGGCTGGTGGTGATTTCGCCGGCCCCCACAGCGAACGGCGACCTGCACCTCGGCCACCTCGCAGGCCCGTTCCTGGCCGCGGACGTCTGCACCCGGTACGCCCGCGCGACCGGGCGGGAAGCCTTGTACGGCACCGGGATGCACTTCACGCAGAACTACGTCGTCGCGGCGGCCGAGCGGCTCGGCGTGGCCCCGGAGGAGCTGCGGGAGCGCTCGGCCGAGCAGGTCCGCAGGACGTTCTCCGCGATGGGGGTCGAGATCGACGGGTTCGGCTGCCTCGGTGACCGGTTCACCGGGATGGTCACCCGCTTCTACGAGCGCCTGCACGAGCGCGGGCTGCTGGAGCTGCGGTCGGTGACCTTCCCGTACCTGCCCAGCACGGGCGAGTACCTGATGGACGCCTACGTCACCGGCGGCTGCCCGTTCTGCCTCGCCCAGGGGTGCGCGGGGATCTGCGAGAGCTGCGGGCTGCCGATCGCCCCCGGCGAGCTGATCGACGCGCGGTCGGCCACCCGGCCGGACGAGCCGCTGGAGCGCCGGGACGTCGACATCCTCGTCTTCCCGGTGGAGCGGTACCGCACGCAGCTGGAGGCGTACTTCGCCCGCACCCCGATGCGGCCCGGCATGGCGCGGCTGATCGAGTCCGCGCTGGCCCGGCCGCTGCCGGACTTCCCGATCACCCAGCCGGCGTCGTGGGGCATCCCGGCGCCGTTCCCGGAAGTGGCGGGCCAGGTCTTCTACGCGCACATGGAAGGCATGCCGTGGAGCATGTTCACCACCGCGCTGGGCGCCGAGCGCCGCGGTGCGGTGCTGGCCGCCGACGACGAGCTCTGGCACGCCGGTTCCGGCACGACGGTGGTGTACTTCCTCGGCCTGGACGCGACCTACCCGTTCGCGATCGTGGGCACGGCGCTGCTCACCGCGCTCGGTGAGCACGTGCTGCCGTCGCAGTACTTCACCAACGAGTTCTACGAGCTGGCCAACGAGAAGTTCTCGACCAGCCGCGGCACGTGGTGTCCGGGCGGGAACTGGCCGCCGAGGTCCCGCGCGACCTCATCCGCTTCCACCTCTGCGCCACCAGCCCCGAGTACCAGCGCACCGACTTCACCCGCGAAGCCCTGCTCCGGATCGGCGAAACCCGGCTGA
- a CDS encoding SidA/IucD/PvdA family monooxygenase, with product MTEVQVGLLAIGAGPANLALAVAIEESGHPELARQTLLLEQGPDIKWQRDLLMPWARSQVSFLKDLVTLRNPRSRFSFLSFLHDQQRLDEFVNLGTFHPFRWEFSDYLQWVAKSLEHVRIRYDAKVRSVEPARDRDGSIVGWVATLADGDTIRCRDLVVGGGRDTHVPEVFAGLPADRLIHSAQYRRRIAQLPADAPLRAVVVGGAQSAAEMFMALHDNLPNSTRTMIVRSVGPQNYQTSKFVNELFFPSFVDRFYDSPPEVRRQVLEEMRLTNYAGAAPPFLDQMYTTLYQQRGIGQQRSEVRTLTEVVGARVDGDEVVLDLRDRTNGKVEPLHCDLVLLGTGFDTRMPALVRDLAEHVGLAEISVSRCYRVELGESAWGAVYLQGVNEATHGIADSLISVLAHRSRDILDDLLARRGAGEREALR from the coding sequence GTGACCGAAGTACAGGTGGGTTTGCTCGCGATCGGAGCCGGACCGGCAAACCTCGCGCTCGCGGTGGCCATCGAGGAGTCCGGGCACCCGGAGCTGGCCCGGCAGACGTTGCTGCTGGAGCAGGGCCCGGACATCAAGTGGCAACGGGATCTGCTGATGCCGTGGGCGCGCAGCCAGGTCTCCTTCCTCAAGGACCTGGTGACCCTGCGCAACCCGCGCAGCAGGTTCTCGTTCCTCAGCTTCCTCCACGACCAGCAGCGGCTCGACGAGTTCGTCAACCTCGGGACGTTCCACCCCTTCCGCTGGGAGTTCTCGGACTACCTGCAGTGGGTGGCGAAGTCGCTGGAGCACGTCCGCATCCGCTACGACGCGAAGGTCCGCAGCGTCGAGCCCGCGCGCGACCGCGACGGGTCGATCGTCGGCTGGGTCGCCACCCTCGCCGACGGCGACACCATCCGCTGCCGCGACCTGGTGGTCGGCGGCGGCCGGGACACGCACGTGCCGGAGGTCTTCGCCGGCCTGCCCGCCGACCGGCTGATCCACAGCGCGCAGTACCGCCGCCGGATCGCGCAGCTGCCCGCGGACGCGCCCCTGCGCGCGGTCGTGGTGGGCGGGGCGCAGAGCGCGGCGGAGATGTTCATGGCGCTGCACGACAACCTGCCCAACAGCACCCGCACGATGATCGTGCGGTCGGTGGGCCCGCAGAACTACCAGACGAGCAAGTTCGTCAACGAGCTGTTCTTCCCGTCGTTCGTCGACCGCTTCTACGACAGCCCGCCGGAGGTCCGCCGGCAGGTGCTGGAGGAGATGCGGCTGACCAACTACGCCGGGGCGGCCCCGCCCTTCCTCGACCAGATGTACACCACGCTCTACCAGCAGCGCGGGATCGGGCAGCAGCGTTCGGAGGTGCGGACGCTGACCGAGGTGGTGGGGGCCAGGGTCGACGGCGACGAGGTCGTGCTCGACCTGCGCGACCGCACCAACGGCAAGGTCGAGCCGCTGCACTGCGACCTGGTGCTGCTCGGCACCGGGTTCGACACCCGGATGCCCGCGCTGGTCCGCGACCTGGCCGAGCACGTCGGCCTGGCGGAGATCTCGGTCAGCCGCTGCTACCGGGTCGAGCTCGGCGAGTCCGCGTGGGGCGCGGTGTACCTGCAGGGCGTCAACGAGGCCACGCACGGCATCGCCGACTCGCTGATCAGCGTGCTGGCCCACCGTTCCCGCGACATCCTCGACGACCTGCTCGCCCGCCGCGGCGCCGGCGAGCGCGAGGCACTCCGGTGA
- a CDS encoding response regulator transcription factor, with amino-acid sequence MIAIKRIDCDQQPPTVRLPCRIGKAYARFHWEEPIVCGSAAVHFGGTMSHATGFGYTTRLWPVEQLDPAPLTVLLADTQPSVRHGVRAALEQAGGVFVVGEAATANGVIAETARHRPDVLVVDPQLGGAGPADVIGRVALVSPETKVLVLSAADDDTAVRSAIHAGARGYLVKGADAEQIVRGVRVVAAGEAIVGRAIAARFSALVRTSAPEPYPFPQLTTRERQVLDRIAAGRSNAVIARDLGLASKTISNRVSAVFAKLGVADRAQAIVLARDAGLGRGEFTGDREQFPYRGETGRT; translated from the coding sequence TTGATTGCGATCAAGCGGATTGATTGCGATCAACAGCCCCCGACAGTGAGACTTCCCTGTCGGATAGGGAAGGCGTACGCGCGCTTTCACTGGGAGGAGCCGATCGTATGCGGATCGGCAGCAGTTCACTTTGGGGGAACGATGAGTCACGCCACCGGTTTCGGATACACCACCCGGCTGTGGCCGGTCGAACAGCTTGACCCGGCTCCGCTGACCGTGCTGCTCGCCGACACCCAGCCGTCGGTCCGCCACGGCGTGCGGGCCGCCCTGGAACAGGCCGGCGGGGTGTTCGTCGTCGGCGAGGCGGCCACGGCGAACGGGGTGATCGCCGAGACCGCCCGGCACCGGCCGGACGTGCTGGTCGTCGATCCGCAGCTCGGCGGGGCCGGGCCGGCGGACGTGATCGGCCGGGTGGCACTGGTTTCGCCGGAGACGAAGGTGCTCGTGCTGAGCGCGGCCGACGACGACACCGCCGTGCGGTCGGCCATCCACGCCGGGGCGCGCGGGTACCTGGTCAAGGGCGCCGACGCCGAGCAGATCGTGCGCGGGGTGCGGGTCGTGGCGGCGGGCGAGGCGATCGTCGGCCGCGCGATCGCCGCCCGGTTCAGCGCTTTGGTGCGGACTTCCGCGCCCGAACCGTATCCCTTTCCGCAACTGACCACCCGGGAACGGCAGGTGCTCGATCGGATCGCCGCCGGAAGGTCGAATGCGGTGATCGCGCGCGATCTCGGGCTTGCGTCCAAGACCATCAGCAATCGCGTGTCCGCGGTTTTCGCGAAACTCGGTGTAGCCGATCGGGCACAGGCGATAGTGCTCGCGCGGGACGCGGGCCTCGGCCGCGGTGAATTCACCGGCGATCGGGAACAGTTCCCCTATCGCGGGGAAACCGGCCGCACCTAG